A genomic stretch from Onychostoma macrolepis isolate SWU-2019 chromosome 02, ASM1243209v1, whole genome shotgun sequence includes:
- the LOC131532951 gene encoding uncharacterized protein LOC131532951, giving the protein MKEACRICARELRGNQRRWIFHPAAKLNLQVLLSHALRRGLQRDGRREFICSKCCFMLDRMFRFDTVIARVQALSLERLRRLLQERERLRQCIAALYNKNNGLESSGATEAVGGEYCALLQEDLMYCMQESWAGDEEEALECSHNPRCSRRSHRCRLCRALRVPDSLYEAVCKVPRKVARSVSCGPSSRYSASGAEEQTVTSNTLLPSESVRRSAHTPAPRELRRLTAVAGQESQSV; this is encoded by the coding sequence ATGAAGGAGGCGTGTCGCATCTGTGCGCGCGAGCTGCGCGGAAACCAGCGGCGATGGATCTTTCATCCGGCCGCCAAACTCAACCTGCAGGTGCTGCTGTCTCACGCGCTGCGGCGCGGTCTGCAGCGGGACGGGCGCCGCGAGTTCATCTGCAGCAAGTGCTGCTTCATGCTGGACCGCATGTTCCGCTTCGACACGGTGATCGCCCGCGTGCAGGCGCTGTCCCTCGAGCGTCTGCGCAGACTCCTGCAGGAGAGAGAGCGTCTGCGCCAGTGCATAGCTGCGCTTTATAACAAAAACAATGGGCTGGAGTCATCGGGGGCGACGGAGGCGGTGGGCGGCGAGTACTGCGCGCTGCTGCAGGAGGACCTGATGTACTGCATGCAGGAGTCCTGGGCAGGAGACGAGGAGGAGGCGCTGGAGTGCTCCCACAATCCTCGCTGCAGCCGGCGCTCACACAGGTGCAGGCTCTGCAGAGCGCTGCGTGTGCCCGACTCGCTCTACGAGGCTGTGTGTAAGGTGCCCAGGAAGGTGGCGAGGAGCGTCTCCTGCGGCCCGTCGTCGCGTTACTCGGCCAGCGGCGCTGAGGAGCAGACCGTGACCTCAAACACGCTCCTGCCGAGCGAGTCTGTCAGACGGTCAGCGCACACTCCTGCACCGCGAGAGCTCCGCCGACTCACTGCAGTCGCTGGACAAGAATCACAGAGCGTCTGA